A part of Streptomyces sp. NBC_01210 genomic DNA contains:
- a CDS encoding cytochrome P450: protein MATTSLPASLVPAPRAPGALPGVGHLRQLLVDPTRFLARLPSYGDLVEIRLGPRPTYVVCSPELVSEILVRRHRDFDKGGPFFDNISEFFGDGLATCPNAKHTRLRRLTQPAFHPSKLPGYAELAGREITAVTQKWREGQVLDVRRLMQELAMRITVSTMLASWFADTGADADTIGRTLGDVDVLVSGAFLRMVVPGIARLPLPTNRRYAQARESLYAHIDTTVAAYRRAGTDQGDLLSMFLAEDGDGNALSDTEVREQVMTMFIAGISTTAAMLAWTLYYLSLDDDLDAAVAAEAQQVCGGGLARHEHLPQLPTLMAVVTEAFRIRPSAWLFSRTTVTDTSLGTYRVPDGADILISPYIIHHRPDLFPEPDRFDPGRWTGDGRTWAKAERAMELVPFGTGTRKCIGHDFTVMNVMLSLASILADWKLTPATSRPVTLIGRSIIEPRNLDLRLHRRQVS, encoded by the coding sequence ATGGCGACCACAAGCCTCCCGGCATCCCTCGTTCCCGCCCCGCGCGCACCCGGTGCGCTGCCCGGCGTGGGCCACCTGCGGCAGTTGCTCGTCGACCCCACCCGGTTCCTGGCCCGGCTGCCGTCTTACGGCGACCTGGTGGAGATCCGGCTCGGTCCCCGCCCCACCTATGTGGTCTGCAGTCCCGAATTGGTCTCCGAGATCCTGGTGCGCCGCCACCGCGACTTCGACAAGGGCGGCCCCTTCTTCGACAACATCTCCGAGTTCTTCGGAGACGGCCTGGCGACCTGCCCCAATGCCAAGCACACCCGGCTGCGCCGCCTGACCCAGCCGGCCTTCCACCCGAGCAAACTGCCCGGGTACGCGGAGCTGGCCGGGCGCGAGATCACAGCTGTCACTCAGAAATGGCGCGAGGGACAGGTCCTGGATGTGCGCCGGCTGATGCAGGAACTCGCGATGCGGATCACCGTCTCGACGATGCTGGCGTCATGGTTCGCCGACACAGGCGCGGACGCCGACACGATCGGCCGCACGCTGGGTGACGTGGACGTCCTGGTCAGCGGCGCGTTCCTGCGCATGGTCGTGCCCGGCATCGCCCGCCTCCCGCTGCCGACCAACCGGCGTTACGCACAGGCCCGGGAGTCCTTGTACGCGCATATCGACACGACTGTCGCCGCCTACCGCCGGGCCGGTACCGACCAGGGCGACCTGCTGTCCATGTTCCTCGCCGAGGACGGTGACGGAAACGCGCTGTCGGACACGGAAGTACGCGAGCAGGTGATGACCATGTTCATCGCCGGTATCAGTACCACGGCCGCGATGCTCGCCTGGACCTTGTACTACCTCTCGTTGGACGACGATCTCGACGCGGCCGTCGCGGCCGAGGCACAGCAGGTGTGCGGCGGGGGCCTCGCCCGGCACGAGCACCTTCCGCAGCTGCCGACCCTGATGGCCGTGGTGACCGAGGCCTTCCGGATCAGGCCCTCCGCGTGGCTGTTCAGCAGGACCACCGTCACGGACACCTCCTTGGGCACCTACCGTGTGCCCGACGGTGCCGACATCCTGATCAGTCCGTACATCATTCACCACCGGCCCGATCTCTTCCCCGAGCCCGACCGGTTCGACCCGGGGCGCTGGACCGGCGACGGACGCACGTGGGCCAAGGCCGAGCGGGCGATGGAGTTGGTGCCCTTCGGAACCGGGACCCGTAAGTGCATCGGACACGACTTCACCGTCATGAACGTCATGCTGTCCCTGGCGTCCATCCTGGCCGACTGGAAGCTCACCCCCGCCACGTCCCGCCCGGTCACCCTCATCGGGCGCAGCATCATCGAACCCCGCAACCTCGACCTGCGCCTGCACCGCCGCCAGGTGTCCTAG
- a CDS encoding dienelactone hydrolase family protein, with product MHFTSEQRLDDGVLEREFTLGEIPGTLWTPGSAPAPLILMAHNNGLPKGESRLVARARHSAAYGYAVAAIDAPGCGDRPRSAADEQARADLRRAMQAGEPVDEIFESFIGPLVEKAVPEWRTTLDALLSLPEIGGPVGYSGWTAVGIRLAVVEPRIAAAGFFAGGYVPRAQREEARQVTIPLLFLLQWDDEGNPRQRALDLFDAFGSKEKTLHANLGGHVGTPWFEVEDGGRFFGRHLK from the coding sequence ATGCACTTCACTTCCGAGCAGCGCCTCGACGACGGCGTCCTCGAGCGCGAATTCACCCTCGGCGAGATCCCCGGCACCCTGTGGACGCCTGGATCCGCACCGGCTCCGCTGATCCTGATGGCCCACAACAACGGCCTGCCCAAGGGGGAATCCCGGCTGGTGGCCCGGGCCCGGCACTCCGCGGCGTACGGCTACGCGGTGGCTGCCATCGACGCTCCCGGGTGCGGTGACCGGCCCCGTTCCGCCGCCGACGAGCAGGCCCGCGCCGACCTCCGCCGGGCGATGCAGGCCGGCGAGCCGGTCGATGAGATCTTCGAGTCCTTCATCGGCCCGCTGGTCGAAAAGGCGGTCCCGGAATGGCGGACCACCCTGGACGCCCTCCTTTCGCTGCCCGAGATCGGCGGCCCGGTCGGATACTCGGGGTGGACCGCCGTCGGCATTCGGCTGGCGGTGGTCGAGCCGCGCATCGCGGCCGCCGGTTTCTTCGCCGGGGGTTACGTGCCCCGCGCCCAGCGCGAGGAGGCCCGGCAGGTCACCATTCCGCTGCTGTTCCTGCTGCAGTGGGACGACGAGGGGAACCCCCGGCAGCGGGCCCTGGACCTGTTCGACGCCTTCGGCAGCAAGGAGAAGACGCTGCACGCCAATCTGGGCGGGCACGTCGGCACCCCGTGGTTCGAGGTGGAGGACGGAGGCCGGTTCTTCGGTCGGCACCTGAAGTGA
- a CDS encoding DoxX family protein: protein MNIAYWIVAGLLALFYLYAGAMKVIRGRDQLRPMMAWVDRIPLPAVRALGTVEILGATGLILPPLTGIALWLALAAAIGFVLLQIGAIAVHLTGEDRRITLNLGLIATTAVIVWLATTWL from the coding sequence ATGAACATCGCATATTGGATCGTCGCCGGACTGCTCGCCCTCTTCTACCTCTATGCAGGCGCGATGAAAGTGATTCGCGGCCGCGATCAACTCCGCCCGATGATGGCCTGGGTCGACCGCATACCCCTGCCCGCAGTCAGGGCGCTGGGGACGGTCGAAATACTCGGCGCGACCGGGCTGATCCTGCCGCCGCTGACCGGCATCGCACTCTGGCTGGCACTGGCCGCGGCCATCGGGTTCGTGCTCCTGCAGATCGGTGCGATCGCCGTCCACCTGACCGGCGAAGACCGCCGGATCACACTCAACCTCGGGCTCATCGCCACGACGGCCGTAATCGTCTGGCTGGCCACCACCTGGCTGTGA
- a CDS encoding phthiocerol/phthiodiolone dimycocerosyl transferase family protein → MTDATVVEERPLAASEVAFASFGTPIYFSQRLRGRLDLDALAAAVGDLLVLHPVLSARIVAVDQGHVLRLDPSVPGPRLGVTDGIEQVGAPYAPDTPLLRAVVTEEAEDRYRLALSVHHAISDGVSALTLLHTLWRSYSARVTGRTPVLPPRTAGLPRPVEEHFRARFSAEELNDFLRDRAAKMRDMVPACIPALAAGHGTPAQAGVHRRQVRLSAELVEQLTCQAKAARMSLHALVCGIALRAVHSQSPHPDEAVPMTCLSTLDLRRRLRPPMSPHEMVLAATASQAVVEVGPDFHPVDIGRRVLEQLREAVLNNTVQKAIAATAELMDEVAHAPISVLVSNLMTKTPPLLLPPDLRSDPIDGCALPPGPLPSVFLTGGQDDTVGLDITVVMAADWFTARQTDDLADAIERAVHRALPE, encoded by the coding sequence TTGACCGACGCCACTGTGGTGGAGGAACGCCCGCTCGCGGCCAGCGAGGTGGCCTTCGCCTCGTTCGGTACGCCGATCTATTTCAGCCAGCGGCTGCGGGGTCGGCTCGACCTCGACGCATTGGCGGCCGCCGTCGGGGACCTGCTCGTCCTGCACCCTGTGCTGTCCGCGCGGATTGTGGCCGTGGATCAGGGTCACGTCCTGCGGCTGGACCCGTCGGTGCCCGGCCCGCGTCTTGGTGTGACCGACGGCATCGAACAGGTCGGGGCGCCCTACGCGCCGGACACGCCGCTGCTCAGGGCCGTCGTGACCGAGGAGGCGGAGGACCGCTACCGGTTGGCCCTGTCGGTTCACCACGCCATCAGCGACGGCGTCAGTGCGCTGACGTTGCTGCACACCCTGTGGCGCAGCTACAGCGCACGCGTCACCGGCCGTACGCCTGTGCTGCCGCCCCGTACCGCCGGGTTGCCCCGCCCCGTCGAGGAACACTTCCGCGCCCGCTTCTCCGCCGAGGAGCTGAACGACTTCCTCAGGGACCGCGCGGCGAAGATGCGGGACATGGTCCCCGCGTGCATTCCCGCCCTCGCAGCCGGCCACGGCACGCCGGCGCAAGCCGGCGTCCACAGGCGACAGGTGCGGCTGTCCGCCGAGTTGGTCGAGCAACTGACGTGCCAGGCCAAGGCGGCACGCATGAGTCTGCACGCACTGGTCTGCGGCATCGCACTGCGCGCGGTTCACTCGCAGTCGCCTCACCCGGACGAAGCCGTCCCCATGACGTGCTTGTCCACTCTGGATCTCCGGCGGCGGCTCAGGCCGCCCATGTCCCCGCACGAGATGGTGCTGGCTGCCACCGCCTCGCAGGCCGTGGTCGAGGTGGGGCCTGACTTCCATCCGGTCGACATCGGACGCCGCGTACTGGAGCAGCTGCGCGAAGCGGTCCTGAACAACACGGTGCAGAAGGCCATCGCCGCGACCGCCGAGCTGATGGACGAAGTGGCGCACGCTCCGATCAGCGTCCTGGTCAGCAACCTGATGACGAAGACCCCGCCGCTGCTGCTTCCCCCGGACCTGAGGTCGGACCCCATCGACGGGTGCGCCCTTCCCCCTGGCCCCCTGCCCTCGGTCTTTCTCACCGGCGGCCAGGACGACACGGTGGGCCTCGACATCACTGTGGTCATGGCGGCGGACTGGTTCACCGCGCGGCAGACCGACGACCTGGCCGACGCCATCGAGCGGGCTGTCCACCGCGCGCTGCCTGAGTAG
- a CDS encoding ABC transporter ATP-binding protein, which translates to MTAPPTAAETALSARDIHKAFGNHVVLAGIDLSVRSGDIVGIVGENGAGKSTLLRILCGDLRPDKGSVTIGGTLSHCPQHPVLNNALTPFQHLCLFKEAFRLRNLDHAHEMIDQLAFADHLHVPVKVLSGGTRQKLNLVLALIHDPDVVLLDEPYQGFDWQTYLAFWDLATARRAAGRTTVVISHLAYDIDRLDAVIQLTRKVAVMTKGAGL; encoded by the coding sequence ATGACCGCTCCACCCACCGCCGCCGAAACTGCCCTCAGCGCGCGGGACATTCACAAGGCATTCGGCAACCACGTCGTACTGGCCGGCATCGACCTCAGCGTCCGCTCCGGCGACATCGTCGGCATCGTCGGGGAGAACGGCGCCGGCAAAAGCACCCTCCTGCGCATCCTGTGCGGAGACCTGCGCCCGGACAAGGGCAGCGTCACGATCGGAGGCACCCTCAGCCACTGCCCCCAACACCCCGTACTCAACAACGCCCTTACACCATTCCAGCACCTGTGCCTGTTCAAGGAGGCCTTCCGGCTGCGAAACCTGGACCATGCCCACGAAATGATCGACCAGCTCGCCTTCGCCGACCATCTGCACGTTCCCGTCAAAGTCCTCAGTGGCGGAACACGGCAAAAGCTCAACCTCGTCCTCGCCCTCATACACGATCCCGACGTGGTGCTGCTGGACGAGCCCTACCAAGGCTTCGACTGGCAGACCTACCTGGCCTTCTGGGACCTCGCCACCGCCCGTCGCGCGGCCGGGCGCACCACCGTCGTCATCTCCCACCTCGCGTACGACATCGACCGCCTGGACGCCGTCATCCAACTCACCCGCAAAGTGGCCGTCATGACCAAGGGAGCCGGCCTGTGA
- a CDS encoding LysR family transcriptional regulator codes for MELRTLRYFVAVAEELHFGRAATRLHMSQPPLSRAIKQLEAEVGALLFARSPAGITLTPVGAVLLDEARALLDQADRVRARVTSEAGVATITVGILGDSTDPGVTRLAAAYRRSHPGIDIRIRDTDLTDPTCGLRAGLVDVALTRAPFNETALTVRELRTDPVGVVLRADDPMARRGQLQLADLGDRRWFQFPQGTDPIWQSYWNGGEPREGPVVRVVQECLQAVLWNGTVGLAPLGHDLPAELAAVPLIDMAPSRVVAVWNESDTNPLIRSFIEIATAAYRH; via the coding sequence GTGGAGCTACGTACCCTGCGCTACTTCGTGGCGGTCGCTGAGGAACTCCACTTCGGCCGGGCCGCCACTCGACTGCACATGAGCCAGCCGCCGCTGAGCCGGGCGATCAAGCAGCTGGAGGCCGAGGTCGGTGCCCTGCTGTTCGCCCGCTCGCCTGCCGGCATCACGCTCACCCCGGTGGGCGCAGTGCTGCTCGATGAGGCGCGGGCCCTGCTCGACCAGGCCGACCGGGTCCGCGCACGCGTGACCTCGGAGGCCGGCGTCGCGACCATCACCGTCGGCATCCTGGGCGACAGCACCGACCCGGGAGTGACCAGGCTGGCCGCCGCTTACCGTCGAAGCCACCCCGGCATCGACATCCGCATCCGCGACACCGACCTGACCGACCCGACCTGCGGGCTGCGCGCCGGACTGGTTGACGTCGCCCTGACTCGGGCGCCGTTCAACGAGACCGCCCTGACGGTGCGTGAACTGCGTACCGATCCGGTGGGTGTGGTCCTGCGCGCCGACGATCCGATGGCCCGCCGCGGCCAGCTGCAGCTGGCCGACCTGGGCGACCGCCGCTGGTTCCAGTTCCCGCAGGGAACCGACCCGATCTGGCAGTCGTACTGGAACGGCGGCGAGCCGCGCGAGGGCCCAGTGGTGCGCGTCGTCCAGGAATGCCTACAGGCCGTGCTGTGGAACGGCACGGTCGGCTTGGCCCCGCTCGGACACGACCTGCCCGCAGAGCTGGCCGCGGTGCCGCTGATCGACATGGCGCCAAGCCGAGTGGTGGCGGTGTGGAACGAGAGTGACACCAACCCGTTGATCCGATCGTTCATCGAGATCGCGACAGCCGCGTACCGCCACTGA
- a CDS encoding barstar family protein: MTAIYVLDGTEVRTLEDFWRLIGEAVSGPGGYFGKNLDAFADCLSGGFGQPDDDDYAVEWRDHQESREYLGYPETVRQLEIRLSRCHPTNRFAVSADLAAARTEHGPTVFDWLITIFEDRAPGVLRLQ, from the coding sequence GTGACGGCGATATACGTGCTGGACGGCACCGAGGTGAGGACGCTGGAAGACTTCTGGCGGCTCATCGGCGAGGCGGTCAGCGGTCCTGGAGGCTACTTCGGCAAGAACCTCGACGCCTTCGCTGACTGCCTCAGCGGTGGCTTCGGGCAGCCCGACGACGATGACTACGCTGTTGAATGGCGTGACCACCAGGAGTCTCGCGAGTATCTGGGCTATCCGGAGACGGTTCGCCAGCTGGAAATTCGCCTCTCACGGTGCCATCCCACGAACCGTTTTGCTGTCAGCGCGGATCTGGCTGCGGCGCGTACAGAGCACGGACCGACCGTCTTCGACTGGCTGATCACGATCTTCGAGGATCGTGCCCCTGGCGTCCTGCGGCTTCAGTAA
- a CDS encoding DUF6368 family protein: MSGPVLVIELAVTVPRTAIERLREFLARSSARFEEKRVGEYDLNIHAESLGITDTGGVDGRRPVLVSLMGAGIGDEAIFEAEHADEVDQKPLVGFTPTHAVDVIAFSNSSVDHVVTALLTAAVMDVIGGVANAELREDQVPIVAGLPGIVATMTDPWPAAYGSAEFLRAWAQQPGFRLLK; this comes from the coding sequence ATGAGTGGACCGGTGTTGGTGATCGAGTTGGCGGTGACTGTCCCCCGCACGGCGATCGAGCGGCTCCGCGAATTTCTGGCTCGCTCCTCTGCACGGTTTGAGGAGAAGCGGGTCGGCGAGTACGACCTGAACATTCACGCGGAGAGCCTCGGCATCACGGACACCGGGGGCGTCGACGGACGCCGGCCGGTCCTGGTCTCTCTTATGGGGGCCGGCATCGGCGACGAGGCCATCTTCGAGGCCGAGCACGCTGACGAAGTCGACCAGAAACCTCTCGTCGGCTTCACCCCGACCCACGCCGTCGACGTCATCGCGTTCAGCAACAGTTCCGTCGACCACGTCGTCACGGCCCTGCTGACCGCCGCCGTCATGGACGTGATCGGCGGCGTCGCCAACGCCGAACTACGCGAGGACCAGGTGCCAATCGTGGCCGGCCTTCCGGGCATCGTCGCAACGATGACCGATCCGTGGCCAGCCGCGTACGGCTCGGCGGAGTTCCTCAGAGCGTGGGCCCAACAGCCCGGTTTCCGGCTCTTGAAGTAG
- a CDS encoding cytochrome P450, whose product MSRTQSDFRFADASGALPGLGHTLPIWRTPLSFLSSLPSQGDLVRVRLGRQPVYLACHPELADQVLRDSRTFDKGGPAHDEVRELLGDGIVTCPNAAHRRVRRLVQPAFQRTRVAGHITTMAARADAMTGAWRSGVPLDVTREMTDMAMTIGVRAMFAAEIAEHYRDETHACLDAIIKGIHREAFASALGVQWLFRHRTRRFHGTLARYKQVVDEVITAYRRSDAEHADILSMLLAARDDDGEPMSDHEVRENVINIFAAATAPGHASAMAWALHLLDRHPDIARGVQQEIDSVLAGDPPDESAVARLELTRRVVLETLRLYPQSWLLTRCVATPVELAGRSLPPGTSVVVSPYQLHRQSGLFPDAERFDPDRWADGTPGPRGAYIPFGNGSRKCPGDTFALTEIVVVLARVLQNWILRGKAGSSGPMVPRVTTMLQAPPLMMTPHLRGSRS is encoded by the coding sequence ATGAGCAGGACACAATCCGACTTCCGATTCGCGGATGCATCGGGCGCGTTGCCGGGACTGGGGCACACACTGCCCATCTGGAGAACGCCGCTGTCCTTCCTCTCCTCTCTGCCAAGCCAGGGGGACCTCGTACGCGTCCGACTCGGGCGGCAGCCCGTCTACCTGGCCTGTCACCCGGAGTTGGCCGATCAGGTGCTACGGGACTCACGCACGTTCGACAAAGGGGGCCCGGCTCACGACGAGGTGCGCGAGCTTCTCGGGGACGGAATCGTCACGTGTCCGAACGCGGCGCACAGGCGGGTACGGCGCCTGGTCCAGCCCGCGTTCCAGCGCACCCGCGTCGCCGGGCACATCACCACCATGGCCGCCAGGGCCGACGCGATGACCGGTGCCTGGCGGTCCGGGGTTCCGCTCGACGTGACGCGGGAGATGACGGACATGGCCATGACGATCGGGGTACGCGCGATGTTCGCGGCGGAGATCGCCGAGCACTACCGGGACGAGACCCACGCTTGCCTCGACGCGATCATCAAGGGCATCCACCGTGAGGCGTTCGCCTCGGCGCTCGGGGTGCAGTGGCTGTTCCGCCACCGTACCCGGCGGTTCCACGGGACGCTGGCCAGGTACAAACAGGTCGTCGACGAGGTGATCACCGCCTACCGTCGCTCCGACGCGGAGCACGCGGACATCCTGTCCATGCTGCTGGCGGCCCGCGATGACGACGGCGAGCCCATGAGCGATCACGAGGTGCGCGAGAACGTCATCAACATCTTTGCCGCGGCGACAGCGCCGGGCCACGCCAGTGCAATGGCGTGGGCCCTGCATCTGCTCGACCGCCATCCGGACATCGCCCGTGGTGTGCAGCAGGAGATCGACTCGGTACTCGCCGGCGATCCGCCGGACGAATCGGCCGTGGCGCGTCTGGAACTCACCCGGCGTGTCGTCCTGGAGACGCTGCGGCTGTACCCGCAGAGCTGGCTCCTCACCCGCTGCGTCGCCACCCCTGTCGAGCTGGCCGGGCGGAGTCTGCCACCGGGGACCAGCGTGGTCGTCAGCCCTTATCAACTGCACCGCCAATCAGGCCTCTTCCCCGACGCCGAGCGATTCGACCCCGACCGCTGGGCGGACGGCACTCCCGGCCCGCGCGGTGCATACATCCCGTTCGGCAACGGCTCCCGCAAGTGCCCCGGAGACACATTCGCACTCACCGAGATCGTCGTCGTACTCGCCCGGGTCCTGCAGAACTGGATCCTCCGCGGGAAAGCCGGATCCTCGGGACCGATGGTCCCGCGCGTCACCACGATGCTGCAGGCCCCACCACTGATGATGACGCCTCATCTGCGCGGCTCCAGGTCATGA
- a CDS encoding acyl carrier protein, which translates to MTQAAETDMERALPERLVALLTGHLDVEVAPEQLTAATTFESLGMDSLSLMELVVAAEQEFGIVLAEGELDLFPASTLGEAARAFEHAA; encoded by the coding sequence ATGACACAGGCAGCGGAAACGGATATGGAGCGGGCATTGCCCGAGCGGCTCGTCGCCCTGCTGACCGGTCATCTCGATGTCGAGGTGGCGCCGGAGCAGTTGACCGCCGCGACGACGTTCGAAAGCCTCGGGATGGACTCGCTGTCGTTGATGGAACTGGTCGTGGCGGCGGAGCAGGAGTTCGGGATCGTCCTGGCCGAGGGCGAGTTGGACCTGTTCCCGGCCTCCACGCTCGGCGAGGCGGCGCGGGCGTTCGAGCATGCGGCCTGA
- a CDS encoding dihydrofolate reductase family protein yields the protein MTATYIFDVFSSLDGFGAASGNWTGYWGKQGPELLAHRLALYGEEQRMVLGANTYRAFARMLASSTEESEVRDPWVARMRSLPATVVSTTLEGSLDWPDANVVSGDAVDVVARLKEESEAPLRSHGSLLMNRALMAAGLVDRVQVTLFPVITGQTGLDPIFQGAADFDLELIERRTLDGHIQELIYQPTLHV from the coding sequence ATGACCGCTACCTACATATTCGACGTCTTTTCCAGCCTCGACGGCTTCGGCGCTGCCAGCGGCAACTGGACCGGCTACTGGGGCAAGCAAGGCCCCGAGCTCCTCGCCCACCGCCTCGCCCTGTACGGCGAGGAGCAGCGGATGGTCCTCGGGGCCAACACGTATCGGGCGTTCGCGCGGATGCTGGCTTCTAGCACCGAGGAGTCAGAGGTGCGTGACCCATGGGTCGCACGGATGAGGAGCCTGCCGGCAACGGTGGTGTCGACCACACTGGAAGGATCCCTCGACTGGCCGGATGCGAACGTCGTGAGCGGCGATGCCGTCGACGTCGTCGCTCGGCTGAAGGAGGAGTCCGAGGCACCGTTGCGCTCGCACGGCAGCCTGTTGATGAACCGGGCACTGATGGCCGCCGGTCTGGTCGACCGCGTCCAGGTGACGCTCTTCCCTGTGATCACCGGTCAGACCGGGCTGGACCCGATCTTCCAGGGTGCGGCCGACTTCGACCTCGAGCTGATCGAGCGCCGGACGCTCGACGGCCACATCCAAGAGCTCATCTACCAGCCCACCCTGCATGTCTGA
- a CDS encoding terpene synthase family protein: MTRTEAVFTIPWPLRVNPHLDQARESALAWMRRFGLLDGEQAAEDFVDWRLAEVAAFFYPNASAEDCCTAAQMMGWYFLPFDDQLDGEIGRDPSTVAAVCNALIGIVHGATGPQPHDTPTVRAFADLWSRMVRGMSLPLRTRVAFNWTSYFSSQVTEAIDRTTGFAYHDLADYFSLRASTTCAFGQNDLGEKWGGTEVPPELWHHPVLQRMRQLGADVVALRNDSMSLRHEDVTGGHNAIHLIQRSCGCTRHEALVEASRHAQQRVDELVELEERALSRLLRAVDQSQRAALRGYADIIHDWICGDYEWERITTRHDEHRVMPDWASGLLVSAGG, encoded by the coding sequence GTGACGCGAACCGAAGCGGTGTTCACCATCCCGTGGCCCCTGCGGGTCAACCCGCATCTGGATCAGGCACGCGAAAGCGCGCTCGCCTGGATGCGGAGATTCGGCCTGCTGGACGGCGAGCAGGCCGCGGAAGACTTCGTCGATTGGCGACTGGCCGAAGTGGCCGCCTTCTTCTATCCCAACGCCAGTGCCGAGGACTGCTGTACGGCGGCGCAGATGATGGGCTGGTACTTCCTGCCGTTCGACGACCAGTTGGACGGTGAGATCGGCCGTGATCCCAGCACGGTGGCGGCTGTCTGCAACGCCCTGATCGGCATCGTGCACGGCGCGACCGGCCCGCAGCCGCACGATACGCCGACGGTGCGGGCCTTCGCCGATCTGTGGAGCCGGATGGTGCGGGGGATGTCCCTGCCGCTGCGCACGCGCGTGGCGTTCAACTGGACGTCGTACTTCTCCTCCCAGGTGACGGAGGCGATCGACCGCACGACGGGATTCGCCTACCACGACTTGGCGGACTACTTCTCACTGCGGGCCTCCACGACGTGCGCCTTCGGTCAGAACGACCTGGGCGAGAAGTGGGGCGGCACCGAGGTGCCGCCGGAGCTGTGGCACCACCCCGTGCTGCAGCGCATGCGGCAACTGGGCGCCGACGTGGTCGCGTTGAGAAACGACTCCATGTCGCTCAGGCACGAGGACGTCACCGGCGGCCACAACGCGATCCACCTCATTCAGCGCAGCTGCGGCTGCACGCGGCACGAAGCTCTGGTCGAGGCGTCCCGCCACGCTCAGCAAAGGGTCGACGAACTCGTGGAGTTGGAGGAGAGGGCTTTGTCACGACTGCTACGGGCCGTCGACCAGAGTCAGCGCGCGGCGCTGCGCGGATACGCGGACATCATTCATGACTGGATCTGCGGTGACTACGAATGGGAGCGGATCACCACACGGCACGACGAGCACCGCGTCATGCCCGACTGGGCGTCCGGTCTGCTCGTGAGCGCGGGGGGCTGA
- a CDS encoding beta-ketoacyl-[acyl-carrier-protein] synthase family protein: MRPEIAVTGLGLVTPAGHTADANWAALCQGRSLAAPDPELAGLPVDFSCQVTGFDAAAELGRSLARRVDRFIQFALTAARRAVADAALDAGTWPAERVGVVLGVGSNSLSTYVTEFCHLGADRPERVSPLALPRSVPSMAAGEVAIDLGAQGPNFTASSACASGATAIGVARDLLRSGTCDIVLAGGSESARSRMTATCFTRMRALSRRREHPQLASRPFDAARDGFVLGEGAAVLVLERLSHARARRAPVQALLRGYGAGVDAHHPVAPHPHGHGAVRAIRAALNDAACAPGDVGLVNAHGTSTPLNDAAEAAALTRVFGKDMPPVTAAKGVIGHALGAAGAIQAAYTVLALRRRTVPPVANFEGQDGDHKLDIVAGRPRPVAQNAGLSCSFGFGGQNAVLLFTTDFP, encoded by the coding sequence ATGCGGCCTGAGATCGCGGTCACCGGGCTGGGCCTGGTGACTCCGGCGGGGCATACGGCGGACGCGAACTGGGCCGCCCTGTGCCAGGGCCGCTCACTGGCCGCTCCGGACCCCGAACTCGCCGGGCTGCCCGTCGACTTCTCCTGCCAGGTGACCGGATTCGACGCTGCGGCCGAACTCGGCCGGTCGCTCGCCCGGCGCGTGGACCGGTTCATCCAGTTCGCCTTGACCGCCGCCCGACGGGCCGTCGCCGACGCCGCGCTGGATGCCGGCACGTGGCCGGCGGAGCGGGTCGGGGTCGTGCTGGGCGTCGGGTCCAACAGCCTCAGTACGTACGTCACCGAGTTCTGCCATCTCGGCGCGGACCGGCCCGAGCGGGTCTCGCCGCTCGCGCTGCCGCGCAGTGTGCCGAGCATGGCCGCGGGCGAGGTCGCGATCGACCTGGGCGCCCAGGGGCCGAACTTCACCGCGTCCAGCGCCTGTGCCTCGGGCGCGACCGCGATCGGTGTCGCGCGGGACCTGCTGCGGTCCGGGACGTGTGACATCGTGCTGGCCGGCGGAAGCGAGTCCGCGCGCTCCCGTATGACGGCCACCTGCTTCACCCGGATGCGGGCGCTGTCCCGGAGGCGCGAACACCCGCAGCTGGCCAGTCGGCCGTTCGACGCGGCACGGGACGGCTTCGTGCTGGGGGAGGGCGCCGCCGTCCTCGTACTGGAACGTCTCTCCCACGCCCGCGCCCGAAGGGCACCGGTCCAGGCCCTGCTGCGCGGCTACGGCGCCGGCGTGGACGCACACCATCCGGTGGCCCCGCACCCGCACGGGCACGGAGCGGTCCGGGCCATCCGCGCCGCACTCAATGACGCGGCGTGCGCTCCGGGAGACGTGGGCCTCGTCAACGCGCACGGCACCTCCACGCCGCTTAACGACGCGGCCGAGGCTGCGGCTCTCACCCGGGTCTTCGGAAAGGACATGCCGCCCGTGACGGCCGCCAAAGGCGTGATCGGCCATGCTCTCGGGGCGGCGGGTGCGATCCAGGCGGCGTACACGGTCCTCGCCCTGCGCCGTCGGACAGTGCCGCCCGTGGCGAACTTCGAGGGCCAGGACGGCGATCACAAGCTGGACATCGTCGCCGGCCGACCGCGCCCAGTAGCCCAGAACGCGGGCCTCAGTTGCTCGTTCGGCTTCGGTGGCCAGAACGCCGTCCTGTTGTTCACAACCGACTTCCCATAA